The following proteins are co-located in the Spinactinospora alkalitolerans genome:
- the steA gene encoding putative cytokinetic ring protein SteA translates to MKVPTALAARFPKFRRGRVDGSVGVSAPARSDRRTKNLTKRLKPGDMAIIDHVDIDRVSAEALVSCGVSAVLNVASSISGRYPNLGPQLIVEAGIPLVDDVDPEVFARVQEGEELRLEGGTLYRGDDAVAKGVEQDAESVDAAMTEARAGLAVQLEAFAANTMEYLKRERELLIDGIGVPDISTRIEGKHVLIVVRGYHYREDIAALRSYIREYRPAIIGVDGGADALLEAGYRPDIIVGDFDSVSDKALTCGAELVVHAYRDGRAPGLKRITDLGYDAIVFPATGTSEDVAMMLADDAGAALIVAVGTHATLEEFLDKGRAGMASTFLTRLRVGGKLIDAKGVSRLYRSRISPWTLLALVAASLLTIVVAAYSSPAGQVYMNFLAARWDAFYYWLTGLFS, encoded by the coding sequence ATGAAGGTCCCGACGGCGCTGGCCGCCAGATTCCCGAAATTCCGTCGCGGTAGGGTCGACGGATCCGTCGGCGTCTCCGCTCCCGCCCGCTCGGACCGCCGGACCAAGAACCTCACCAAGCGCCTCAAGCCCGGCGACATGGCGATCATCGACCACGTCGACATCGACAGGGTCAGCGCCGAGGCGCTCGTCAGTTGCGGCGTCTCGGCGGTGCTCAACGTCGCCAGCAGCATCAGCGGGCGCTATCCCAATCTCGGCCCGCAACTGATCGTCGAGGCCGGCATCCCGCTCGTCGACGACGTCGACCCCGAGGTCTTCGCCCGCGTGCAGGAGGGCGAGGAGCTGCGGCTGGAGGGCGGCACCCTCTACCGCGGCGACGACGCCGTGGCCAAGGGCGTCGAGCAGGACGCCGAGTCCGTCGATGCGGCCATGACCGAGGCCAGGGCCGGCCTGGCGGTGCAGTTGGAGGCGTTCGCCGCCAACACCATGGAGTATCTCAAGCGCGAGCGGGAACTCCTCATCGACGGCATCGGCGTGCCCGACATCAGCACCAGGATCGAGGGCAAGCACGTCCTGATCGTGGTGCGCGGCTACCACTACCGCGAGGACATCGCGGCGCTGCGCTCCTACATCCGGGAGTACCGGCCCGCCATCATCGGGGTGGACGGGGGCGCCGACGCGCTGCTGGAGGCCGGCTACCGGCCCGACATCATCGTCGGCGACTTCGACTCCGTCTCCGACAAGGCGCTCACCTGCGGCGCCGAGCTGGTCGTGCACGCCTACCGGGACGGCCGGGCCCCCGGCCTCAAGCGCATCACCGACCTCGGCTACGACGCCATCGTGTTCCCTGCCACCGGCACCAGCGAGGACGTCGCGATGATGCTGGCCGACGACGCGGGGGCGGCCCTCATCGTCGCCGTCGGCACCCACGCCACGCTGGAGGAGTTCCTGGACAAGGGGCGCGCCGGCATGGCCAGCACCTTCCTCACCCGGCTGCGGGTCGGCGGCAAGCTCATCGACGCCAAGGGCGTCAGCCGGCTCTACCGGAGCCGCATCTCGCCCTGGACGCTCCTCGCCCTCGTGGCGGCCTCCCTGCTCACCATCGTGGTCGCGGCCTACAGCTCGCCGGCGGGGCAGGTGTACATGAACTTCCTCGCCGCGCGCTGGGACGCGTTCTACTACTGGCTAACCGGATTGTTCTCGTGA
- a CDS encoding copper transporter, which translates to MIDFRYHLVSIVAIFLALTVGIVLGTTMLQDPLLNTLQTETSQLRDQSDELREEKDVADRLSAGADEMAAAYAEDMLTDQLTGTRVVVMEAPGVPEELRDGVVARIEQAGGVVTGRLSFTDKYIDPGQSSFIRELTGQLAEDAEPPRGSAHERAGAELARAVIRSEEELEESSESEEGSEEDGGEEADAGAVLAGFAEAGLLTVQGEPSGKADIGLVLAPAEPFTTATASEPEQDDATPPGNTAFLALANALDAEAGGAVLVGTTTSIEPGGLLAQAREEQAGFTTVDTAGTTTGDVVTTLALAITTEGRSGHYGIGEDADGFLPDPLPQPNEPTRPEDPGDNLQDEDAE; encoded by the coding sequence GTGATCGATTTCCGCTATCACCTGGTCTCCATCGTCGCCATCTTCCTGGCCCTGACCGTCGGCATCGTGCTGGGCACGACGATGCTGCAGGACCCGCTGCTCAACACGCTGCAGACGGAGACCTCCCAACTGCGCGACCAGAGCGACGAGCTGCGCGAGGAGAAGGACGTCGCCGACCGGCTCAGCGCCGGTGCCGACGAGATGGCCGCCGCCTACGCCGAGGACATGCTGACCGACCAGCTCACCGGCACCCGCGTGGTCGTCATGGAGGCGCCGGGGGTGCCGGAGGAACTGCGCGACGGGGTCGTGGCGCGGATCGAGCAGGCGGGCGGAGTCGTCACCGGCCGCCTGTCCTTCACCGACAAGTACATCGACCCCGGCCAGTCGAGCTTCATCCGGGAGCTCACCGGCCAGCTCGCCGAAGACGCCGAGCCGCCTCGGGGCAGCGCCCATGAGCGCGCCGGCGCCGAGCTCGCCCGAGCGGTGATCCGCTCCGAGGAGGAGCTCGAGGAGTCCTCGGAGTCCGAAGAGGGCTCCGAGGAGGACGGCGGCGAGGAGGCCGACGCCGGCGCGGTGCTCGCCGGGTTCGCCGAAGCCGGACTGCTCACCGTCCAGGGGGAGCCCAGCGGGAAGGCCGACATCGGCCTGGTCCTGGCGCCGGCCGAGCCCTTCACCACCGCTACGGCCTCCGAGCCCGAGCAGGACGACGCCACGCCGCCGGGGAACACGGCGTTCCTCGCGCTGGCCAACGCGCTCGACGCCGAGGCCGGCGGCGCGGTGCTGGTCGGCACCACCACCTCCATCGAGCCCGGAGGGCTGCTCGCCCAGGCCCGTGAGGAGCAGGCCGGGTTCACCACCGTCGACACCGCGGGCACCACGACCGGCGACGTCGTCACCACGCTCGCCCTGGCCATCACCACCGAGGGACGCAGCGGGCACTACGGCATCGGCGAGGACGCCGACGGCTTCCTGCCGGACCCGCTGCCGCAGCCCAACGAACCCACCCGGCCCGAGGATCCCGGCGACAACCTTCAGGACGAGGACGCGGAGTAG
- the recN gene encoding DNA repair protein RecN produces MLEEVRIQGLGVIDDAVLELSPGFTVVTGETGAGKTMVVTGLGLLFGGRADPQRVRPGADRAVVEGRLSVPREGRVAERVAEAGGELDDDVLILTRTVSAEGRSRATSGGRSAPVSLLAYLADDLVAVHGQSDQQRLLRQERQRAALDRYAGERLTKTANAYGAAYRRHREVAEALGELTTRARERAQEADVLRFGLEEITAAEPRPGEDAELLAEETRLGHADALRVAATTAHEALAGDPAASEVQADVAGLLAAARQALTAVREHDADLAAVADRLDEASYVLSDAATELASYAESVEADPARLAAVQERRSLLGQLSRKYGETADEVLAWAEQAAKRLGELEGDDDRIDALRAEEEELRGSLTLLADELTEIRGDAAERFGSAVTEELTALAMPHARVTVRVSTGGEFGPHGRDDIELLLAPHPSAPPLPLHKGASGGELSRVMLAIEVVFAGADPVPTFVFDEVDAGVGGKAAVEIGRRLARLARRAQVIVVTHLPQVAAFADAHLVVEKSNDGMVTASGVTRLDRTGRVRELSRMLAGLEDSELGRAHAEELLMIAAADRD; encoded by the coding sequence GTGCTCGAAGAAGTCCGAATCCAGGGACTCGGTGTCATCGACGACGCGGTGTTGGAGCTGTCGCCGGGGTTCACCGTTGTCACGGGTGAGACCGGCGCGGGAAAGACCATGGTGGTCACCGGGCTGGGACTGCTCTTCGGCGGGCGCGCCGATCCGCAGCGGGTGCGCCCCGGGGCCGACCGGGCGGTCGTGGAGGGCCGGCTGAGCGTGCCGCGCGAGGGGCGCGTCGCCGAGCGCGTCGCCGAGGCCGGCGGCGAACTCGACGACGACGTGCTGATCCTCACCCGGACCGTCTCGGCCGAAGGCCGGTCCCGGGCCACGTCGGGGGGCCGGTCGGCGCCGGTGAGCCTGCTGGCCTACCTGGCCGACGACCTCGTGGCCGTGCACGGCCAGTCCGACCAGCAGCGGCTGCTGCGCCAGGAGCGCCAGCGCGCCGCGCTGGACCGCTACGCCGGCGAGCGGCTGACCAAGACCGCCAACGCCTACGGCGCGGCCTACCGGCGGCACCGCGAGGTCGCGGAGGCGCTGGGGGAGCTCACGACCCGGGCGCGCGAGCGCGCCCAGGAGGCCGACGTGCTGCGCTTCGGCCTGGAGGAGATCACCGCCGCCGAACCCCGGCCGGGGGAGGACGCCGAACTGCTCGCCGAGGAGACCCGGCTCGGGCACGCCGATGCGCTGCGGGTCGCCGCGACCACCGCGCACGAGGCCCTCGCGGGCGACCCGGCAGCCAGCGAGGTCCAGGCCGACGTCGCGGGCCTGCTCGCAGCGGCCCGTCAGGCCCTGACCGCCGTGCGCGAGCACGACGCCGACCTCGCCGCGGTCGCCGACCGCCTCGACGAGGCCAGCTACGTGCTCAGCGACGCCGCCACCGAGCTGGCCTCCTACGCCGAGTCGGTGGAGGCCGATCCCGCCCGGCTGGCCGCGGTCCAGGAGCGCCGGTCCCTGCTCGGCCAGCTCTCCCGCAAGTACGGCGAGACGGCCGACGAGGTGCTCGCCTGGGCCGAGCAGGCGGCCAAGCGCCTCGGCGAGCTCGAAGGCGACGACGACCGCATCGATGCGCTGCGCGCCGAGGAGGAGGAGCTGCGGGGCAGCCTGACCCTGCTCGCCGACGAGCTCACCGAGATCCGCGGGGACGCGGCCGAGCGGTTCGGCTCGGCCGTCACCGAGGAGCTCACCGCGCTGGCCATGCCGCACGCCCGCGTCACGGTGCGGGTCAGCACCGGCGGGGAGTTCGGGCCGCACGGCCGCGACGACATCGAACTGCTGCTCGCCCCGCACCCCAGCGCTCCACCGCTGCCGCTGCACAAGGGCGCCTCCGGGGGCGAGCTCTCGCGCGTGATGCTCGCGATCGAGGTGGTCTTCGCCGGTGCCGACCCGGTGCCGACCTTCGTCTTCGACGAGGTCGACGCCGGCGTGGGCGGCAAGGCCGCGGTCGAGATCGGCCGCAGGCTGGCCCGGCTGGCCCGCCGCGCCCAGGTCATCGTGGTCACCCACCTGCCCCAGGTCGCCGCGTTCGCCGATGCGCACCTGGTCGTGGAGAAGTCCAACGACGGCATGGTGACCGCGAGCGGCGTGACGCGGCTCGATCGCACCGGCCGGGTCCGGGAGCTCTCACGTATGCTGGCAGGGCTGGAAGACTCCGAACTCGGCCGGGCCCACGCAGAGGAGTTGCTGATGATCGCGGCAGCCGACCGCGACTGA
- a CDS encoding NAD kinase — translation MTSGGTGEVGAAGGPVRRSVLLLAHTGRPAAIRSAQLVHESLTEAGMTVRMLASEADELKQAGAALDPVEIVRATPEAARGVELVMVLGGDGTLLRAAELARPAGAPLLGVNLGHVGFLAEAEREDLTATVRSVADRDYEVEERMTLDIAVYNGGRNGTAPPTRTWALNEATLEKAEARRMLETVLEIDGRPLSRWGCDGVVCATPTGSTAHAFSAGGPIMWPEVEALLVVPLSAHALFARPIVVSTRATVALEVLPDTTDGVLWCDGRRMVELPAGARVEVSRGDVPVRLARLQRAPFTDRLVAKFGLPVAGWRGRAELADPDGR, via the coding sequence ATGACCAGTGGGGGCACGGGCGAGGTCGGCGCAGCGGGCGGCCCCGTCCGCCGCAGCGTGCTGCTGCTGGCGCACACCGGCCGGCCCGCCGCGATCCGCAGCGCCCAGTTGGTCCACGAGAGCCTCACCGAGGCCGGGATGACCGTGCGGATGCTGGCCTCCGAGGCCGACGAGCTCAAGCAGGCCGGCGCCGCGCTCGATCCCGTCGAGATCGTGCGGGCCACCCCCGAGGCGGCCCGAGGCGTCGAGCTCGTCATGGTGCTGGGCGGGGACGGCACCCTGCTGCGCGCGGCCGAGCTCGCCCGACCCGCCGGTGCGCCGCTGCTCGGCGTCAACCTCGGCCACGTCGGCTTCCTCGCCGAGGCCGAGCGCGAGGACCTCACCGCCACGGTGCGCAGCGTCGCCGACCGCGACTACGAGGTCGAGGAGCGGATGACCCTGGACATCGCCGTCTACAACGGGGGCCGCAACGGCACCGCCCCGCCGACCCGCACCTGGGCGCTGAACGAGGCCACGCTGGAGAAGGCCGAGGCCCGCCGCATGCTGGAGACGGTGCTGGAGATCGACGGCCGCCCGCTGTCGCGCTGGGGCTGCGACGGGGTGGTCTGCGCCACGCCGACCGGTTCCACGGCCCACGCCTTCTCCGCCGGCGGCCCGATCATGTGGCCCGAGGTGGAGGCCCTACTGGTGGTGCCGCTCAGCGCGCACGCCCTGTTCGCCCGCCCCATCGTCGTCTCGACCAGGGCCACCGTCGCCCTGGAGGTGCTGCCCGACACCACCGACGGCGTGCTGTGGTGCGATGGACGCCGTATGGTCGAACTGCCGGCCGGGGCGCGCGTGGAGGTTTCGCGCGGGGACGTGCCGGTACGGTTGGCCCGGCTGCAGCGGGCGCCGTTCACCGACCGTCTGGTCGCCAAGTTCGGACTGCCCGTCGCCGGCTGGCGGGGCCGCGCGGAACTCGCCGACCCCGACGGCCGGTGA